One segment of Rhinatrema bivittatum chromosome 14, aRhiBiv1.1, whole genome shotgun sequence DNA contains the following:
- the LLGL1 gene encoding lethal(2) giant larvae protein homolog 1 isoform X1 encodes MMKFRFRRQGNDPQREKVKQELFAFNKTLEHGFPNQPSSLAFDPKLRIMAVGTKSGAVKIYGAPGVEFTGLHKETATVTQMHFLPGQGRLLSLLDDNTLHLWEIYQKNGCSHLEGIRSLTLPGRPGFDSANSPPSVMRVTVIVVLSSCDVACLGTEGGSVHCLELPGLKLLEARTLLQDEIMQSVPDNYRCGKALGPVESLQEHPQDASKILIGYSRGLLVVWEQSTRHVEHLFLGNQQLESLSWERSGQSIVSSHSDGGYMVWSSNNGCRTSSQPVMSTIPYGPFPCKAINKIQWRTCSSGNHFIVFSGGMPRASYGDRHCVTVLQGKTLVTLDFTSRVIDFFTVYNTEAQEEFDNPSALVVLVEEELVVIDLQTPGWPTVPAPYLAPLHSSAITCAYHISNVPLKLWERIIGAGEQQTPQPCSVVSFQKWPINGGGSIAQEPTQRGLLLTGHEDGTVRFWDASGVSLKPLYKLGTAGIFQTDCEHDSLTQGSEEEWPPFHKVGCFDPYSDDPRLGIQKIALCKYSGRMAVAGTAGQVLLMELSDEKSDHVISIATMDLLQDREGFTWKGHDRLTPRNGPLHFPPGFQAGILVQCMPPAAVTAVTLHSEWNLVAFGTSHGFGLFDYHRRNPVLARCTLHPNDSLAMEGPLSRVKSLKKSLRQSFRRIRKSRVSGKKRVTAGSPSSKLQEANAQLAEQAGPHDLEMTPVQRRIEPRSADDCLSGVVRCLYFADTFLRDASHHGPTMWAGTNSGSVFAYALEVPSREKFSEHAVEAVLGKEIQLMHRAPVVSIAVLDGRGSPLPEPYEVSRDLAKAPDMQGSHSVLIASEEQFKVFTLPKVSAKTKFKLTAHEGCRVRRVALVNFVSAVSEDYVENCLVCLTNLGDIHVFSVPGLRPQVRYDCIRKEDISGIASCIFTKYGQGFYLISPSEFERFSLSARNITEPICSVEFDRPQVTCLSKNVTGSPKINQANGMHTVQNSETRRSLADEGSPLEGLEALSPASLDSPNNSIETVLDSTGDITVEEVRDFLSSSEEAERNLRNISEAEALSPGILIK; translated from the exons CTACGGCGCCCCAGGAGTGGAATTCACAGGCCTTCATAAGGAGACTGCCACAGTCACACAGATGCACTTCTTACCTGGACAG gGTCGACTTCTGTCTTTGCTTGATGACAATACCCTTCACTTGTGGGAGATCTACCAGAAGAACGGCTGCTCCCACCTGGAAGGAATTCGCAGCTTAACTCTCCCAGGCCGGCCAGGGTTCGATAGTGCTAA CTCCCCTCCTAGCGTGATGCGTGTGACCGTGATAGTAGTGCTGTCGTCCTGCGACGTGGCCTGCCTGGGCACCGAAGGAGGAAGCGTGCACTGCTTGGAACTTCCTGGCCTAAAGCTGCTGGAGGCCAGAACGCTGCTGCAGGATGAGATCATGCAGAG CGTTCCAGATAATTACAGATGTGGGAAGGCTCTTGGTCCAGTGGAGTCTTTGCAGGAACATCCACAAGATGCATCCAAGATCCTTATTGGTTACAGTCGGGGTCTCTTGGTCGTATGGGAGCAAAGCACAAGGCATGTGGAACACCTTTTCCTGGGCAATCAA CAACTGGAAAGCCTCAGCTGGGAACGGAGTGGCCAGAGCATTGTGAGCTCACACAGCGATGGCGGGTACATGGTGTGGTCTTCCAACAATGGCTGTCGTACATCTTCTCAGCCGGTCATGTCAACCATACCCTACG GTCCATTCCCTTGCAAAGCCATCAATAAAATCCAGTGGAGAACCTGCAGCTCTGG GAACCACTTCATTGTGTTCAGCGGGGGCATGCCCCGGGCCAGCTATGGTGACCGGCACTGCGTGACTGTGCTGCAGGGGAAAACGCTCGTGACCCTGGACTTCACCTCTCGCGTTATTGACTTCTTTACCGTATACAACACTGAGGCACAGGAGG AGTTTGATAACCCGAGTGCCCTTGTGGTGCTGGTGGAGGAAGAACTGGTGGTAATCGACCTGCAGACCCCTGGGTGGCCGACGGTCCCTGCCCCCTATCTGGCCCCGCTGCATTCCTCTGCCATCACCTGTGCCTATCACATCTCCAATGTGCCCCTGAAGCTGTGGGAGCGAATCATCGGCGCTGGAGAGCAGCAGACGCCGCAGCCGTGCTCTGTG GTCTCGTTTCAGAAGTGGCCAATCAACGGAGGAGGAAGCATTGCCCAGGAGCCCACGCAGCGAGGGCTGCTTCTAACGGG GCACGAGGACGGCACCGTGCGCTTCTGGGATGCCTCAGGAGTTTCTCTGAAGCCACTGTACAAGCTGGGGACGGCCGGCATATTCCAGACGGACTGTGAGCACGATAGCTTGACCcagggcagtgaggaggagtggCCCCCCTTCCACAAG GTTGGATGTTTTGATCCCTACAGTGATGACCCGAGGCTGGGAATTCAGAAGATTGCCCTCTGTAAATACAGCGGCAGGATGGCTGTTGCGGGGACGGCCGGGCAG GTGTTGCTCATGGAACTGAGCGATGAGAAGTCGGATCACGTAATCAGCATTGCCACCATGGATCTCCTGCAGGACCGGGAGGGCTTCACTTGGAAAGGGCATGACCGGCTGACCCCCAGGAATGGCCCCCTCCATTTCCCCCCGGGCTTCCAAGCAGGTATTCTGGTGCAGTGCATGCCCCCTGCAGCAGTCACTGCGGTCACGCTGCACTCGGAATGGAACCTCGTGGCCTTCGGTACTAGCCATGGCTTTGGACTGTTTGACTACCACCGGCGGAATCCTGTGCTGGCAAG GTGTACGCTACATCCCAACGACTCCCTGGCCATGGAAGGTCCTCTCTCCCGGGTGAAGTCCCTAAAGAAGTCCCTGAGGCAGTCCTTCCGCAGGATCCGCAAGAGCAGGGTGTCCGGGAAGAAGCGCGTGACCGCCGGCAGCCCATCCAGCAAG TTACAGGAAGCCAATGCGCAGTTGGCAGAGCAGGCTGGACCCCATGATTTGGAGATGACCCCGGTACAGAGGCGAATCGAGCCCCGCTCGGCTGACGACTGCCTTTCTGGGGTGGTGCGCTGTCTCTACTTTGCTGACACATTCCTCAGAGACG CTTCACACCACGGCCCCACCATGTGGGCAGGGACGAACTCTGGCTCTGTGTTTGCCTACGCCTTGGAGGTGCCATCTCGTGAGAAGTTTTCGGAGCATGCGGTTGAAGCCGTGCTGGGTAAGGAGATCCAGCTGATGCACCGGGCACCGGTGGTATCCATTGCTGTCCTGGATGGGCGGGGCAGTCCTCTGCCAGAACCATATGAAGTATCCCGGGACCTGGCCAAGGCCCCCGACATGCAGGGAAGCCATTCTGTGCTCATCGCCTCTGAGGAACAGTTCAAG GTGTTCACGCTGCCTAAAGTCAGCGCCAAAACCAAGTTCAAGCTGACGGCGCACGAAGGCTGCAGGGTGCGCCGGGTGGCACTGGTGAACTTCGTGAGCGCGGTGTCTGAGGACTACGTGGAAAACTGCCTGGTGTGCCTGACCAACCTGGGGGACATACACGTCTTCAGCGTGCCAGGGCTGCGGCCGCAGGTGCGCTACGACTGCATCCGCAAAGAGGACATCAGCGGCATCGCGTCCTGCATCTTCACCAAATATGGACAAG GCTTCTACTTGATCTCCCCGTCAGAGTTTGAGCGGTTCTCGCTCAGTGCCAGGAATATCACAGAGCCAATATGTTCGGTGGAGTTTGACAGGCCACAGGTCACCTGCCTCAG TAAAAATGTGACGGGATCTCCAAAAATTAACCAGGCCAATGGCATGCACACGGTGCAGAACTCGGAGACGCGCCGCTCGCTTGCAGACGAAG GGTCTCCCTTGGAGGGACTGGAAGCCCTGTCCCCAGCATCTCTGGATTCGCCAAATAACAGCATAGAAACAGTCCTGGATTCCACTGGGGACATCACTGTTGAGGAAGTTCGGGATTTCCTGTC ATCTTCCGAGGAAGCCGAAAGGAACCTGAGGAACATCTCGGAGGCTGAAGCACTCTCGCCAGGGATTCTGATTAAATGA